From one Actinomycetota bacterium genomic stretch:
- the rsmH gene encoding 16S rRNA (cytosine(1402)-N(4))-methyltransferase RsmH yields MVNDYHEPVLLKEVLNYLDLKQGDTVFDGTLGGAGHTIAIIKEIAPTGIVIGVDLSSQALSTATRKLENLKDNAILVNDNFANIKGIIHQLKLKKLDKVLLDLGLSSYQIDKSEKGFSYMKEEQLDMRFGSQGLSAYEVVNHYQEEDLKRIFYQYGEERWAKVIAANIVKERQKEEIGTTSKLAEIVEKSIPRHKKSRRGHPAKRVFQAIRIEVNCELENLSRAIEDGFEVLNKGGRMVIISYHSLEDRIVKNKFLNYAGKCTCPPGLPVCSCGAKKQAHILTKRAVKPSAEEAERNPRASSAKLRAIEKL; encoded by the coding sequence ATGGTAAATGATTATCATGAACCGGTTCTTTTAAAGGAGGTTTTAAATTATTTAGATTTAAAACAAGGCGATACTGTTTTTGATGGGACACTTGGCGGTGCTGGCCATACCATAGCAATAATTAAAGAAATTGCCCCCACAGGCATAGTAATTGGAGTAGATCTTAGTAGCCAGGCTTTAAGCACCGCCACCAGAAAACTTGAAAATTTAAAGGATAATGCCATTTTAGTCAATGATAATTTTGCCAATATAAAGGGTATTATCCATCAGTTAAAACTTAAGAAGCTGGACAAGGTTCTGTTGGACCTGGGATTGTCTTCTTATCAGATAGATAAGTCAGAAAAAGGCTTTAGCTATATGAAAGAAGAACAGCTGGATATGAGATTCGGTTCCCAGGGTTTAAGTGCTTATGAAGTGGTAAACCATTACCAGGAAGAGGATCTAAAGAGGATTTTCTACCAGTATGGTGAAGAGAGGTGGGCTAAAGTGATAGCAGCTAATATTGTTAAAGAAAGGCAAAAAGAGGAAATTGGCACTACCTCCAAGTTGGCAGAAATAGTGGAAAAATCAATTCCCCGGCATAAAAAATCCAGGAGAGGCCACCCAGCAAAAAGAGTATTTCAGGCTATTCGCATCGAGGTAAATTGTGAACTGGAAAATTTGAGCAGGGCTATAGAAGATGGTTTTGAGGTTTTAAATAAAGGCGGGAGAATGGTTATTATATCCTACCATTCATTGGAAGACAGGATAGTAAAAAATAAGTTTCTAAATTATGCCGGCAAATGCACCTGTCCTCCAGGTTTACCGGTTTGCAGCTGCGGGGCTAAAAAGCAGGCTCATATTTTAACCAAAAGGGCAGTAAAACCCTCCGCAGAAGAGGCAGAGAGGAATCCCAGAGCCAGCAGTGCCAAACTAAGAGCAATAGAGAAATTATAA
- the mraZ gene encoding division/cell wall cluster transcriptional repressor MraZ, with product MFLGEYQRVIDKKGRIFIPSKFREDLISGTVISKGFDERCLFLFSKEGWANLQNRIMALPVTKKNTQKFSRWFFSSATEETMDQQGRVKIPQSLIDYSQIKKDIVLVGVSDRAEIWAKEVWDTYYQQADQQFMGQDTTFEDLGF from the coding sequence ATGTTCCTGGGAGAATACCAAAGGGTAATAGATAAAAAAGGAAGAATATTTATACCTTCCAAATTTAGGGAGGATTTAATAAGTGGCACTGTAATATCAAAGGGCTTTGATGAAAGGTGTCTTTTTTTATTTTCCAAGGAAGGCTGGGCCAACCTGCAGAATAGAATAATGGCTTTGCCGGTTACTAAAAAAAATACTCAGAAATTTTCCCGATGGTTTTTCTCTTCTGCTACTGAAGAAACCATGGATCAGCAGGGAAGGGTTAAAATACCGCAGAGCTTAATAGATTATTCTCAAATAAAAAAAGATATTGTGCTGGTAGGGGTATCGGACAGGGCTGAAATATGGGCCAAGGAAGTTTGGGATACTTATTATCAGCAGGCAGACCAACAGTTTATGGGTCAGGATACAACTTTTGAAGATTTAGGTTTTTAA
- the xseB gene encoding exodeoxyribonuclease VII small subunit — MNEKSEKMDFEKALKQLEKLVKELEDENISLESAMEKFETGIKLSSFCLNKLNEAEKKIEELSHSENGKLISKELQIEE, encoded by the coding sequence ATGAATGAGAAGTCAGAAAAAATGGATTTTGAAAAAGCATTAAAACAGCTGGAAAAATTAGTAAAAGAATTGGAAGATGAAAATATATCTTTAGAAAGCGCTATGGAAAAATTTGAAACTGGAATAAAGTTGTCCTCGTTCTGTTTAAATAAATTAAATGAAGCAGAAAAGAAGATTGAAGAACTCTCCCACTCTGAAAACGGAAAACTCATTTCCAAAGAACTGCAAATAGAGGAATAG
- the xseA gene encoding exodeoxyribonuclease VII large subunit: MEELKLSSPQVYSVSELNSHIKKTLESSFKDIWVEGEVSNFYFHNNQHMYFDLKDEYSKIKVVMFYQQNRNLLFEMADGLHLLIRGYVSLYEKRGEYQIIAVDAKPVGKGSLILAFEQLKEKLQAKGYFDPERKKPIPVLPKKIGLATSTGGAVIRDIISVLSRRSRKYHLVVRNVNVQGRDSAEDVCRAIDDLSSYGADVIIIARGGGSLEDLWGFNTEILADKIVACPVPIISAIGHETDFTISDFVADVRAATPSVAAEMVTLDKAKAIADINNLKVKLYGAAAAKLKYYYRELDFLLDRKIFKQPLSLLAGRQQLLDDYNLKLADSGRKMVAARHQKLLKLAGRLSYRDMANKVGNQILALDNYRSRLSSSMSKIWENKKNRVQLVVKSLHHHSPAYILGKGFGIIYEQDRIVHSINQVQVGQTIKVIMQDGYLWSKVLEKIKDKVRLKYE; this comes from the coding sequence ATGGAAGAATTAAAATTATCTTCTCCGCAGGTTTATTCAGTAAGCGAGCTAAACTCTCATATTAAGAAAACCCTAGAAAGCTCTTTTAAGGATATTTGGGTAGAGGGTGAGGTCAGCAATTTTTATTTCCATAACAACCAACATATGTATTTTGACCTAAAAGATGAATACAGCAAAATCAAGGTGGTAATGTTTTACCAGCAGAACCGTAATTTGCTGTTTGAGATGGCCGATGGGCTGCATCTTTTAATCCGGGGTTATGTTTCCCTTTATGAAAAAAGGGGAGAGTACCAGATCATAGCGGTTGATGCCAAACCAGTGGGCAAAGGTTCTCTCATACTGGCATTTGAGCAATTGAAAGAGAAGCTCCAGGCTAAAGGATATTTTGACCCGGAAAGAAAAAAACCAATACCTGTATTGCCTAAAAAAATTGGGCTGGCTACCTCTACGGGAGGAGCAGTAATAAGGGATATAATATCAGTGCTTAGCCGCAGGAGCAGGAAGTATCACCTGGTGGTAAGAAATGTTAATGTACAAGGAAGGGATTCGGCAGAAGATGTATGCCGGGCTATTGATGATTTGAGCAGCTACGGGGCGGATGTTATCATAATTGCCAGGGGCGGCGGCTCCCTGGAAGATCTGTGGGGCTTTAATACTGAAATACTGGCAGACAAGATAGTGGCCTGCCCGGTTCCCATAATTTCTGCCATAGGCCATGAGACTGATTTCACCATTTCTGATTTTGTAGCTGATGTGCGGGCAGCTACCCCATCAGTTGCAGCAGAAATGGTAACCCTGGATAAAGCCAAGGCTATAGCGGATATAAATAATTTAAAGGTTAAGCTTTATGGTGCGGCGGCGGCGAAATTGAAATATTATTATAGGGAACTGGATTTTCTTCTGGATAGAAAAATATTCAAGCAGCCTTTATCCTTGCTGGCAGGACGGCAGCAGCTTCTGGATGACTATAACCTGAAATTGGCGGATTCAGGACGGAAAATGGTTGCTGCCAGGCATCAGAAGCTACTTAAGCTGGCCGGCAGGCTCAGTTACCGGGACATGGCTAATAAGGTTGGGAACCAAATTCTAGCCCTGGATAATTACAGAAGCAGGCTCAGCTCTTCCATGTCCAAAATTTGGGAAAACAAAAAAAACAGGGTACAGCTTGTGGTAAAAAGCCTGCATCACCACAGTCCTGCATATATACTTGGCAAAGGTTTTGGTATAATATATGAACAGGACAGGATAGTGCACAGTATAAACCAGGTACAGGTGGGCCAGACTATAAAGGTTATTATGCAGGATGGTTATCTATGGTCTAAGGTATTGGAAAAAATAAAGGATAAGGTTAGGTTGAAATATGAATGA
- a CDS encoding zinc ribbon domain-containing protein: MPIYSYKCTSCGQVFDKLQKPGGNGKIKCEYCEGEAIKVFSPVGIIFKGSGFYKTDYGSKSKVSSTSSTSSSSTQDKGTKKEKKASDKEVAKTSKSAS; the protein is encoded by the coding sequence ATGCCTATATATAGTTATAAATGTACCAGCTGCGGGCAAGTATTTGACAAACTGCAGAAACCTGGTGGAAACGGAAAAATTAAATGTGAGTATTGCGAGGGAGAAGCAATAAAGGTATTTTCCCCTGTAGGAATAATATTTAAGGGCTCAGGTTTTTATAAAACTGATTACGGCTCTAAGTCCAAAGTTTCTTCTACCAGCAGCACTTCATCTTCCAGTACCCAGGATAAGGGTACAAAGAAAGAAAAGAAGGCTTCAGATAAGGAAGTTGCTAAAACTTCTAAGTCGGCTAGCTAG
- a CDS encoding 2-phosphoglycerate kinase (catalyzes the formation of 2-phospho-D-glyceroyl phosphate from ATP and 2-phospho-D-glycerate) — translation MDNQYPLEPDVIVISDKKSGLPFSKGILASSISVAGLDYVTSHRIASDIQEYFIANKINSVSLEELRSLAFRFIKEEVGLEHAEKYLLWQSVGKLKKPTIILIGGATGVGKSTIATLIASRLNITRIVSTDAIREVMRASVSDKLIRPLRGSSYNAYKNLTLPPSGVEPVILGFREQVMAVAVGVEAIIRRSVEEKSDIVIEGAHVVPGYLDIEEFASKALVIEIVISVPDREVHKEHFTKRTFETQGSRPMQRYIKHLDKIQIIQLYIEELAAKNGVKKIINYDLDSTVAEVLEIIFARIKKEFSKVGP, via the coding sequence ATGGATAACCAGTACCCGCTGGAACCGGATGTAATAGTAATTTCTGATAAAAAGAGCGGCTTGCCTTTTTCCAAGGGAATTTTAGCTTCTTCCATATCAGTAGCTGGTCTTGATTATGTTACTTCTCATCGAATTGCTTCAGATATACAGGAGTATTTTATTGCCAATAAAATAAATTCCGTTTCACTGGAGGAACTGAGATCGCTTGCTTTTCGTTTCATAAAAGAGGAAGTAGGTTTGGAGCATGCGGAGAAATACCTTTTATGGCAGTCAGTGGGCAAGCTAAAAAAACCAACCATCATTTTGATAGGGGGTGCAACGGGGGTAGGAAAGTCAACTATTGCTACTCTTATTGCCAGCAGGTTAAACATTACCAGGATAGTATCTACGGATGCCATCAGGGAAGTGATGAGAGCATCCGTTTCCGATAAATTAATAAGACCATTGAGAGGTTCCTCCTATAATGCTTATAAAAATCTTACCCTTCCGCCATCAGGGGTGGAACCTGTTATCTTAGGTTTCAGGGAACAGGTAATGGCAGTGGCGGTAGGAGTGGAAGCTATTATAAGGAGAAGTGTAGAGGAGAAATCAGACATTGTAATTGAAGGCGCTCATGTAGTACCAGGATATCTGGACATAGAGGAATTTGCTTCCAAGGCCCTGGTAATTGAGATAGTAATATCAGTACCTGACCGGGAAGTGCATAAAGAACATTTTACTAAAAGGACTTTTGAGACCCAGGGCTCCAGACCCATGCAAAGATATATAAAGCACCTGGACAAGATTCAAATAATTCAGCTCTATATTGAAGAACTGGCAGCAAAGAATGGGGTAAAAAAAATTATAAACTATGACCTGGACAGTACAGTAGCCGAAGTTCTGGAAATCATATTTGCCAGGATTAAAAAAGAGTTTAGCAAAGTAGGTCCTTAA
- a CDS encoding 2,3-diphosphoglycerate synthetase, protein MIDLLKRKKNLNKRLVALIDGEHYPDVTHDAIQKLKNIFPGEVVGIIFLGGTEKLVMDDPEQYFGEKLFIIKDLDTDFSKGLSLFNADIAYDLSDEPVVNYRTRMKIASFCLAAGCSYMGPDFLFEYNRNTYTVSKPSISIIGTGKRIGKTAISSHISKELVKEGVNVCVLAMGRGGPAQPQVIKGGDIDITPEFLLNLSQKGLHASSDYLEDALMSRITTVGCRRCGGGFGGKIFLTNLEEGLQEVEKIGPDLVIIEGSGASVPDVATDAVICVIGAYQDWDSIIGYLGLYRIMKADMVIITMGEPPLASRAQVEFIKERVSFFNPEAKVFTSVFRPKPLKDISGKKVFVAMTAKHRIEDEMKSYIEKQFECEVVYISFNLSNRKLLRKDLETAPGYDTILTELKAASVDVLTDFAFSHNRNIIYMNNIPVMDNDSRFEAELLNIYGRISK, encoded by the coding sequence ATGATAGATTTATTAAAGAGAAAAAAGAACTTAAATAAACGGCTGGTAGCCTTAATAGACGGAGAGCATTATCCCGATGTTACCCATGATGCCATACAGAAGTTAAAAAATATTTTTCCAGGGGAAGTGGTAGGAATCATTTTTTTAGGGGGGACAGAGAAGCTGGTAATGGATGATCCGGAACAATATTTTGGTGAAAAACTATTTATCATCAAGGACCTGGATACTGATTTCAGCAAGGGCCTGAGCTTATTTAATGCTGATATTGCTTATGATTTGAGCGATGAGCCGGTAGTTAATTACAGAACCAGGATGAAAATAGCTTCTTTCTGCCTGGCTGCAGGATGCAGCTATATGGGTCCAGATTTCCTATTTGAGTATAACCGGAATACCTATACTGTCAGCAAACCCAGCATTTCCATTATTGGTACTGGAAAGAGGATTGGCAAGACAGCTATTAGTTCCCATATTTCCAAGGAATTGGTAAAAGAAGGGGTAAATGTATGCGTATTGGCCATGGGCAGGGGTGGTCCAGCCCAGCCCCAGGTGATAAAAGGGGGAGATATAGACATAACTCCGGAATTTTTATTAAATTTAAGCCAGAAGGGTCTTCATGCCAGTTCAGACTACCTGGAAGATGCTCTAATGAGCAGAATAACTACAGTTGGCTGCAGGAGATGCGGGGGAGGCTTTGGCGGCAAGATTTTTCTCACCAATTTAGAGGAGGGACTACAAGAGGTAGAGAAAATAGGCCCTGACCTGGTAATTATTGAAGGAAGCGGGGCTTCGGTTCCGGATGTAGCCACAGATGCGGTAATTTGTGTAATAGGCGCTTACCAGGATTGGGACAGCATTATTGGTTATCTGGGGCTTTACCGGATAATGAAGGCAGATATGGTTATCATTACCATGGGCGAGCCTCCTTTAGCCTCCAGGGCACAGGTTGAATTTATAAAAGAGCGGGTTAGCTTTTTTAACCCTGAGGCGAAAGTATTTACTTCGGTGTTTAGGCCCAAACCCCTGAAAGACATAAGCGGAAAGAAAGTGTTTGTAGCTATGACAGCCAAACACAGGATTGAAGATGAAATGAAATCATATATTGAAAAACAATTTGAATGCGAGGTAGTTTATATTTCCTTTAACCTGTCTAATCGCAAATTGCTAAGAAAGGATCTGGAAACAGCCCCAGGTTACGATACCATACTGACCGAACTGAAAGCGGCATCAGTAGATGTGCTAACTGACTTTGCTTTTAGCCATAACCGGAACATTATCTATATGAACAATATTCCAGTGATGGATAATGATTCCCGGTTTGAAGCAGAATTATTAAATATTTACGGAAGGATAAGTAAGTAA
- a CDS encoding metallophosphoesterase family protein produces MNGKQQETTIVQISDLHVGEAQFVPSLLTRAIDEINELDPDMVIITGDLTGNGYRREYDTVKNYLAPIKCANIIVQPGNHDSRNVGYLHFEDIYGERYLSFKDKGVTVVAADSSEPDLDNGQIGREYYKFIRNEFNKCDQSQYKIFSMHHHLIPIPKTGRERNIVTDAGDVLEVLAECEVDLVLCGHKHVPYIWSVEDMYILTAGTVSCLRLRGKIEPSYNVINIRPDSIDIYRRFPFDKVEKVLGLKRKTDKKKINDRFIKEKKELK; encoded by the coding sequence ATGAATGGTAAACAACAGGAGACTACCATTGTTCAAATATCTGATTTGCATGTGGGAGAAGCTCAATTTGTTCCCAGCCTGCTAACCAGGGCCATAGATGAAATAAATGAACTTGATCCGGATATGGTAATAATTACCGGGGATCTTACCGGCAACGGGTATAGAAGGGAATATGATACAGTCAAGAATTACCTGGCTCCGATAAAATGTGCCAATATTATAGTGCAACCGGGAAACCATGATTCCCGAAATGTGGGATACCTCCACTTTGAAGATATATATGGAGAAAGATATCTTAGTTTTAAGGATAAGGGAGTAACGGTAGTAGCGGCTGATTCCAGTGAACCTGATTTAGACAATGGGCAGATAGGAAGGGAATATTATAAGTTCATTAGAAATGAATTCAATAAATGTGACCAAAGCCAATACAAAATATTTAGCATGCACCATCACCTTATCCCCATCCCCAAAACTGGCCGTGAACGAAATATAGTTACTGATGCCGGGGATGTGCTGGAGGTCCTGGCTGAATGTGAGGTTGATCTGGTCCTTTGCGGCCATAAGCATGTTCCTTATATCTGGAGTGTAGAAGACATGTACATACTTACTGCCGGTACAGTTTCCTGCCTTCGTTTAAGGGGTAAAATTGAACCCAGCTACAATGTAATAAATATCAGGCCGGATTCCATAGATATATACAGAAGGTTTCCTTTTGATAAGGTGGAAAAAGTATTAGGTTTAAAAAGAAAAACGGATAAGAAGAAAATAAATGATAGATTTATTAAAGAGAAAAAAGAACTTAAATAA
- a CDS encoding NAD(P)/FAD-dependent oxidoreductase, translated as MSHKYDVIISGAGPSGNLLAYLLASNDIKTLVLEKKLFPRLKICAGGLQYRAAQLLPFDISPVVEKTIYGIYFSYRAQNIVNRIFDDPLIYMVDRKIFDQFLAQKAQEKGARYRYKCPVTGYKTHNYGVTVDTPGASFEGKVLVGADGIRGLVHRTLISSGQLFKIIGYEFQLGREGLNGILDLDNNASIDFGGIRKGYAWIFPKKDYLSVGIGGPYQNAAYIKEYFKKFLSGYALFKGVDTVFKLYGQCIPVKKSSAPVSKYRILAVGDAAGLGDAFTGEGLYNGFRSALLAYHSIKSALDAGSYDFNHYSQEIGDSLYEDIRISMLFSRLFFLFPYLIYNILKKNDKMFKTCCQVLRGEKSYQQLARKIRFLRY; from the coding sequence ATGAGTCATAAATATGATGTAATTATTTCAGGCGCAGGGCCTTCGGGCAACCTTCTGGCTTACCTTCTGGCTTCAAACGATATAAAAACCCTGGTGCTGGAAAAAAAATTATTTCCCCGTTTAAAAATATGTGCCGGAGGCCTCCAGTATAGAGCCGCCCAATTGCTGCCTTTCGATATCTCCCCGGTGGTGGAAAAGACTATTTATGGTATTTATTTTTCATACCGGGCTCAAAATATAGTTAACCGTATTTTTGATGACCCTTTAATATATATGGTTGATAGGAAAATATTTGACCAATTTTTAGCACAAAAGGCGCAGGAAAAGGGTGCCCGGTACCGGTATAAATGCCCGGTTACAGGTTACAAAACCCATAACTATGGGGTTACGGTAGATACACCTGGGGCCAGTTTTGAGGGCAAGGTCCTGGTGGGGGCAGATGGAATAAGGGGGCTGGTGCATAGGACCCTTATATCATCCGGGCAATTATTTAAAATCATAGGTTACGAATTCCAACTTGGCAGGGAGGGCTTAAACGGAATACTTGATCTTGATAACAATGCCTCCATAGATTTTGGAGGAATTAGGAAGGGATACGCTTGGATATTTCCTAAAAAAGATTACTTATCTGTAGGTATTGGAGGCCCCTATCAAAATGCTGCTTATATAAAAGAATATTTTAAGAAGTTTCTTTCCGGTTATGCCCTATTTAAAGGGGTGGATACTGTTTTTAAGCTTTACGGGCAGTGCATTCCGGTAAAAAAATCCTCTGCCCCGGTGAGCAAATACAGGATACTGGCAGTAGGAGATGCCGCAGGATTGGGAGATGCCTTTACCGGCGAAGGCTTATATAATGGTTTTAGGAGCGCATTATTGGCTTATCACAGCATAAAATCCGCTTTGGATGCGGGCAGTTACGATTTTAACCATTACAGCCAGGAGATAGGGGACAGCCTATATGAAGATATCAGGATTTCCATGCTTTTTTCCAGGCTTTTTTTCCTGTTTCCCTATCTAATATATAATATACTTAAAAAAAATGATAAGATGTTTAAGACATGCTGCCAGGTTCTGAGAGGAGAAAAGAGTTATCAGCAACTTGCCCGTAAAATTAGATTTTTAAGATATTAA
- the ugpC gene encoding sn-glycerol-3-phosphate ABC transporter ATP-binding protein UgpC: MAKVTLKNLTKKFDDVIAVNEMNTMVEDQEFVVLVGPSGCGKTTTLRMVAGLEEITEGEIYIGDRLVNDVPPKDRDIAMVFQNYALYPHMNVYDNMAFGLKLRKTPKAEIEQRVQEAAKILKIEELLKRKPKQLSGGQRQRVALGRAIVRNPKVFLMDEPLSNLDAKLRVQMRTEIAKLHHRLNATIIYVTHDQTEAMTMADKIIIMKDGLVQQIGPPQEVYDHPNNMFVAGFIGSPAMNFVDVKVTDDLKLYNKKFTLDTTEKLREVIKNNDLAGKDVVLGIRPEDLEDSDFIQGAGEGNTLVSRVEVTEPMGAEIYAYIDIDGVLITARVSPKSKVTDGQDIKLYVDIDQAHLFDRKTEQAYI, translated from the coding sequence ATGGCCAAGGTTACTCTGAAAAACCTAACCAAAAAATTCGATGACGTTATTGCTGTAAACGAGATGAACACGATGGTAGAAGATCAGGAGTTCGTGGTATTGGTAGGACCTTCCGGTTGCGGGAAAACAACCACCCTGCGCATGGTGGCGGGGCTGGAGGAGATAACGGAAGGAGAAATATATATCGGAGACAGGCTGGTCAACGATGTTCCTCCCAAGGATAGGGACATCGCTATGGTCTTCCAGAACTATGCCCTTTACCCCCACATGAATGTATATGATAATATGGCATTTGGCCTTAAATTAAGGAAAACCCCCAAAGCAGAGATCGAACAGAGGGTGCAGGAAGCGGCCAAAATATTAAAAATTGAGGAACTGCTTAAAAGAAAACCCAAGCAATTATCTGGCGGCCAGCGCCAAAGGGTGGCATTAGGCAGGGCTATTGTTAGAAATCCCAAAGTATTCTTAATGGATGAACCGCTGTCTAATCTGGATGCAAAATTAAGGGTACAGATGAGAACCGAGATAGCCAAGCTCCATCATAGGCTTAATGCAACCATCATCTATGTAACCCATGACCAAACAGAAGCCATGACCATGGCTGATAAAATTATCATCATGAAGGATGGACTAGTACAGCAAATAGGGCCTCCCCAGGAAGTCTATGACCATCCTAACAATATGTTTGTGGCTGGTTTTATTGGCAGCCCTGCTATGAATTTTGTGGATGTAAAGGTTACAGATGACTTAAAGCTTTACAATAAGAAGTTCACATTAGATACTACCGAGAAGCTGCGGGAAGTTATAAAGAACAACGATCTGGCAGGCAAAGATGTAGTATTGGGCATTAGGCCTGAAGACTTGGAGGATAGTGATTTTATCCAGGGTGCTGGTGAAGGCAATACCCTGGTGTCCAGGGTGGAAGTAACCGAACCTATGGGGGCAGAGATATATGCCTATATAGATATTGATGGGGTTCTGATTACGGCCAGGGTATCTCCCAAATCCAAGGTTACTGATGGGCAGGATATCAAGCTTTATGTGGATATAGACCAGGCTCATCTTTTTGACAGAAAAACTGAACAGGCTTATATTTAA
- a CDS encoding dihydropteroate synthase, with the protein METVLTGNKCEVKFGLNLPTVIIAERINPTGRKALAEELKEGKLEMVKQDAIEQAGAGAEIIDINVGAVGVDEVKLLPQAVKAVMEVTDRPICIDSSNPQALKAAMEVCPYKLLINSVTGEEKSMEEILPVVKESGSAVVCLTCDEKGIPKDPETRFNIAKKIIAKAESLNIGRENLVFDCLVMTNSTDSNSARITLDTLRMVTREFGVSTTMGASNISFGMPNRSLLNIAFITMSIFEGLCAPIADPLTEGLRTAMKAADFLAGRDPYGMNYIADYRK; encoded by the coding sequence ATGGAAACAGTTTTAACCGGAAATAAATGTGAAGTAAAATTTGGCCTTAATCTTCCTACAGTAATTATTGCCGAAAGGATAAATCCTACTGGCCGAAAAGCATTAGCTGAGGAGCTGAAAGAAGGAAAGCTGGAAATGGTAAAACAGGATGCCATAGAACAGGCAGGGGCAGGGGCAGAAATTATTGATATTAATGTAGGTGCAGTGGGGGTAGATGAGGTTAAATTGCTTCCCCAGGCAGTCAAAGCGGTTATGGAAGTTACTGACAGGCCAATTTGTATCGATTCATCTAATCCGCAGGCCTTAAAAGCGGCCATGGAAGTTTGCCCTTATAAGTTACTGATAAATTCAGTAACTGGGGAAGAAAAATCTATGGAAGAAATACTCCCGGTGGTAAAGGAAAGCGGAAGCGCAGTTGTATGTTTAACCTGCGATGAGAAGGGTATTCCCAAAGACCCTGAGACCAGGTTCAATATTGCCAAAAAAATAATAGCCAAAGCAGAGTCATTAAATATTGGCAGGGAAAATCTCGTCTTTGATTGCCTGGTTATGACTAATTCTACTGATTCCAATTCTGCCAGGATAACTTTGGATACCTTACGGATGGTTACCCGGGAATTTGGGGTTTCCACCACTATGGGAGCCTCCAATATAAGTTTTGGTATGCCTAACCGCAGCCTGCTAAATATTGCTTTTATAACCATGTCCATCTTTGAAGGCTTGTGTGCCCCCATTGCTGATCCTTTAACCGAGGGCCTTAGGACAGCCATGAAAGCAGCAGATTTTTTGGCTGGACGGGATCCTTACGGCATGAATTATATAGCCGATTATAGAAAATAG